Proteins encoded within one genomic window of Microbacterium soli:
- a CDS encoding efflux RND transporter permease subunit has translation MSKLSVLSLRNRALIALVTIVAAVFGGLALTNLKQELIPSLELPALIVMTPYPGASPEVVENDVSTPIENAVQGVPGLESTTATSTTNASIVQAMFTYGTNLATAEQKMQQAINRISGQLPEDLDPQVLSISIDDFPVIQIAVTGLGEGDEAQADLQNVVVPELEDVDGVNAAEVVGGVGKRVTITPDAAELAAHGANPQQIRDALAQNGTLFPGGDITEDGQTLTVQSGVKLGSVDEIAALPLVGTDAVVGDVATVVEEDDPVTSISRVDGEDALTLAVTKLPAANTVEVSQGVLAALDEIRKTFPDAEFTVVFDQAPFIQQSIETLATEGLLGLAFAVIVILVFLLSIRSTLVTAISIPTSVLITFIGLQAFGYSLNMLTLGALTIAIGRVVDDSIVVIENIKRHYVQGADKGDAIRLAVREVAAAITASTITTVAVFLPIVFVGDMVGELFRPFAMTVTIAMAASLLVALTIVPVLAYWFMRPGRELRDEQGRRIDPEDPAAPPTPLQRIYRPMLGWTLKHSATTVVLAVLVLAGTVAAAPLMKINFLGDTGQNTMTVTQDLGPTASLETKSEAALKVEDALDGIDGIEHVQASIGSSGSSLRDAFAGGGGVTFSILTAEDADQEALRADVQKAVDDLDDVGEVTVAGAAGGFGATDITVAVSAPNGDDLVTATKALRDELEGRDGIGQVTDNLAASLPYIAVAIDRDKAAERGLSEVAVGSMVSNAMRPQQLGSIEIDGSALTIYLAAEEPPTTLAELRELPILSALGPIELQDIATVEEREGPTSITTDQGRRTATITIPQESDDLTVATASVTSAMDAVDLPDGATAELGGVAEQQADAFSQLGLAMLAAILIVYVVMVATFKSLRQPLLLLVSVPFAATGAILLQIITGVPLGVASLIGVLMLIGIVVTNAIVLVDLVNQYRAKGLSTADAVMAGGEKRLRPILMTALATIFALTPMALGITGHGGFISQPLAIVVIGGLVSSTVLTLIVLPTLYNLVEGAKERRAARRSARGGGGAADDGGDGHGGAPHADPGDAGAAVPAAAVSPFSAAPAGEDAPHEAAAPAQEPVTGALAVRAPDASPAEGEPRTEQLIETDGAGRAGTDSMMAAAAAASAAAAAAASAAAAAASVVANAASDRQEHYLTRRELRARGLPSANQVD, from the coding sequence GTGTCGAAACTCTCCGTCCTGAGCCTGCGCAACCGCGCATTGATCGCGCTCGTCACGATCGTCGCCGCCGTCTTCGGCGGACTGGCGCTGACCAATCTCAAGCAGGAGCTCATCCCCTCGCTCGAACTGCCGGCGCTGATCGTCATGACGCCGTACCCCGGCGCCTCGCCCGAGGTGGTGGAGAACGACGTGTCCACGCCCATCGAGAACGCGGTGCAGGGCGTGCCGGGACTGGAGTCGACGACGGCGACCAGCACGACCAACGCGTCCATCGTGCAGGCGATGTTCACCTACGGCACCAACCTCGCCACCGCCGAGCAGAAGATGCAGCAGGCCATCAACCGCATCTCCGGCCAGCTGCCCGAGGATCTGGACCCGCAGGTGCTGAGCATCTCGATCGACGACTTCCCCGTCATCCAGATCGCCGTCACCGGTCTCGGCGAGGGCGATGAGGCTCAGGCCGACCTGCAGAACGTCGTCGTCCCCGAACTGGAGGATGTCGACGGCGTCAACGCCGCGGAGGTCGTCGGCGGTGTCGGCAAGCGGGTGACCATCACCCCGGATGCCGCGGAGCTGGCCGCGCACGGCGCGAACCCGCAGCAGATCCGCGACGCGCTGGCGCAGAACGGGACACTGTTCCCCGGCGGCGACATCACCGAGGACGGGCAGACCCTCACCGTGCAGAGCGGGGTGAAGCTCGGTTCCGTCGACGAGATCGCCGCGCTGCCGCTGGTCGGCACCGACGCCGTCGTCGGCGACGTCGCCACCGTCGTGGAGGAGGACGACCCCGTCACCTCCATCTCGCGCGTCGACGGGGAGGATGCGCTGACCCTCGCCGTCACGAAGCTGCCCGCCGCCAACACCGTGGAGGTCTCGCAGGGGGTGCTGGCCGCACTCGACGAGATCCGGAAGACGTTCCCGGATGCCGAGTTCACCGTCGTCTTCGACCAGGCGCCGTTCATCCAGCAGTCGATCGAGACGCTCGCGACCGAGGGGCTGCTGGGCCTGGCGTTCGCGGTGATCGTCATCCTCGTCTTCCTGTTGTCGATCCGCTCCACCCTCGTCACCGCGATCTCCATCCCGACGAGCGTGCTGATCACCTTCATCGGCCTGCAGGCGTTTGGCTACTCGCTGAACATGCTCACCCTCGGCGCGCTGACCATCGCGATCGGACGCGTGGTGGACGACTCGATCGTCGTGATCGAGAACATCAAACGGCACTACGTGCAGGGCGCCGACAAGGGCGACGCCATCCGGCTCGCCGTGCGAGAGGTCGCAGCGGCCATCACGGCATCCACCATCACGACCGTCGCGGTGTTCCTGCCGATCGTCTTCGTCGGCGACATGGTCGGCGAGCTGTTCCGACCCTTCGCGATGACCGTCACGATCGCCATGGCCGCATCGCTCCTGGTGGCGCTGACGATCGTGCCCGTGCTGGCGTACTGGTTCATGCGGCCGGGCAGGGAGCTGCGCGACGAGCAGGGCCGGCGCATCGACCCGGAGGACCCCGCCGCCCCGCCGACGCCGCTGCAGCGCATCTACCGCCCCATGCTGGGCTGGACGCTCAAGCACTCGGCGACCACCGTCGTGCTGGCCGTGCTCGTGCTCGCCGGCACCGTCGCCGCCGCGCCGCTCATGAAGATCAACTTCCTCGGCGACACGGGGCAGAACACCATGACGGTCACGCAGGACCTCGGCCCCACGGCGAGCCTCGAGACGAAGTCCGAAGCGGCGCTGAAGGTCGAGGACGCGCTGGACGGCATCGACGGCATCGAGCACGTGCAGGCCTCCATCGGCTCCAGCGGATCCTCGCTGCGCGACGCCTTCGCGGGTGGCGGCGGGGTGACCTTCTCCATCCTGACCGCGGAGGACGCCGACCAGGAGGCGCTGCGTGCGGACGTGCAGAAGGCCGTCGACGACCTCGACGACGTCGGCGAGGTGACCGTCGCCGGCGCCGCGGGCGGATTCGGCGCGACCGACATCACCGTGGCCGTGTCCGCCCCCAACGGCGACGACCTCGTCACCGCGACCAAGGCGCTGCGCGACGAGCTGGAGGGCCGGGACGGCATCGGTCAGGTGACCGACAACCTCGCCGCGTCCCTGCCGTACATCGCCGTCGCCATCGACCGCGACAAGGCCGCCGAGCGCGGGCTGTCCGAGGTCGCGGTCGGTTCCATGGTCTCCAACGCCATGCGCCCGCAGCAGCTCGGATCGATCGAGATCGACGGCAGCGCGCTGACCATCTATCTGGCCGCCGAGGAGCCGCCGACGACACTGGCCGAACTGCGGGAGCTTCCGATCCTCAGCGCCCTCGGGCCGATCGAGCTGCAGGACATCGCGACCGTCGAGGAGCGCGAGGGGCCGACCTCGATCACCACCGATCAGGGCCGTCGCACGGCGACCATCACCATCCCGCAGGAGTCCGACGACCTCACCGTCGCGACGGCATCCGTCACGAGCGCGATGGACGCCGTCGATCTGCCCGACGGGGCCACCGCCGAGCTCGGCGGTGTGGCCGAGCAGCAGGCCGACGCGTTCTCGCAGCTGGGCCTGGCCATGCTGGCGGCCATCCTCATCGTCTACGTCGTCATGGTCGCGACGTTCAAGTCGCTGCGTCAGCCCCTGCTGCTGCTCGTGTCGGTGCCGTTCGCGGCCACCGGCGCCATCCTGCTGCAGATCATCACCGGGGTGCCGCTGGGCGTCGCCTCCCTGATCGGCGTGCTGATGCTCATCGGCATCGTCGTCACCAACGCGATCGTGCTCGTCGACCTCGTCAACCAGTACCGCGCGAAGGGCCTGTCCACCGCGGACGCGGTGATGGCCGGCGGCGAGAAGCGTCTGCGACCGATCCTCATGACCGCGCTCGCGACGATCTTCGCGCTCACGCCCATGGCGCTGGGCATCACCGGCCACGGCGGGTTCATCTCGCAGCCGCTGGCGATCGTCGTGATCGGCGGGCTCGTGTCGTCGACGGTGCTCACGCTCATCGTGCTGCCCACCCTGTACAACCTCGTGGAGGGCGCGAAGGAGCGCCGCGCCGCCCGACGTTCCGCACGCGGTGGTGGGGGAGCGGCGGATGACGGCGGCGACGGCCACGGCGGAGCGCCGCATGCCGACCCCGGCGATGCAGGTGCGGCCGTGCCGGCGGCTGCGGTTTCGCCGTTCTCCGCCGCGCCCGCGGGGGAGGACGCACCGCACGAGGCGGCCGCGCCGGCGCAGGAACCGGTGACCGGCGCGCTCGCCGTCCGCGCCCCCGACGCGTCGCCCGCCGAAGGCGAGCCGCGCACGGAGCAGCTCATCGAGACCGATGGGGCCGGTCGAGCCGGCACCGACTCGATGATGGCTGCGGCCGCCGCGGCATCCGCTGCCGCTGCGGCAGCCGCCTCCGCAGCAGCCGCAGCGGCGTCCGTCGTCGCGAACGCCGCCTCCGACCGGCAGGAGCACTACCTCACCCGTCGAGAGCTGCGCGCCCGCGGCCTGCCTTCGGCGAACCAGGTGGACTGA
- a CDS encoding TetR/AcrR family transcriptional regulator: MAEAVRRRRDPATRRRAIIVAAAELILEVGVGALTHRMIAARADVPLGATTQYFATLDDLRAAALQHLAVEVDGRIDGIRQALRERGATPDVLTELILRGLADVRAMETDRAVVTAAVNDPQLRELARGWSARMAEFLVDDYGAERATAAAIFIDGVLWHSRISEDPPSESLIRSALAGILGDGIRPSSVTD; the protein is encoded by the coding sequence ATGGCGGAGGCTGTGCGGCGCAGGCGCGATCCGGCGACCCGTCGCCGGGCGATCATCGTGGCCGCGGCCGAGCTGATCCTCGAAGTCGGCGTCGGCGCCCTCACCCACCGCATGATCGCCGCGCGCGCCGACGTGCCGCTGGGAGCGACGACCCAGTACTTCGCCACCCTCGACGATCTGCGGGCCGCGGCCCTGCAGCACCTGGCCGTCGAGGTGGACGGGCGCATCGACGGCATCCGTCAAGCGCTGCGCGAGCGCGGCGCCACACCCGATGTCCTCACCGAGCTCATCCTGCGCGGCCTCGCCGACGTGCGTGCCATGGAGACCGACCGGGCCGTCGTCACCGCCGCCGTCAACGACCCGCAGCTGCGCGAGCTCGCGCGGGGCTGGTCGGCGCGGATGGCCGAGTTCCTCGTCGACGACTACGGCGCCGAGCGCGCGACCGCCGCCGCGATCTTCATCGACGGGGTGCTGTGGCACTCCCGCATCAGCGAGGATCCGCCCTCCGAATCCCTCATCCGTTCCGCCCTCGCCGGGATCCTCGGCGACGGCATCCGTCCTTCGTCCGTGACCGACTGA
- a CDS encoding fluoride efflux transporter FluC — MSGWVLLLASVCGGLGAATRYLADVGIARLVGTRFPWGILVINVTGSLALGLVVGLLPGAAFVLGAGFLGGYTTFSTAMIDTVALWRDGERRASVLYAGGMLVAGIAAAVLGLAVGGAL; from the coding sequence ATGAGCGGGTGGGTCCTCCTGCTCGCATCCGTGTGCGGCGGGCTCGGTGCCGCGACGCGCTATCTCGCCGACGTCGGCATCGCGCGGCTGGTGGGGACCCGCTTCCCCTGGGGCATCCTCGTCATCAACGTGACGGGGTCGCTGGCGCTCGGGCTCGTGGTGGGGCTGCTGCCCGGGGCGGCGTTCGTCCTCGGTGCGGGATTCCTGGGCGGGTACACGACCTTCAGCACGGCGATGATCGACACGGTCGCGCTGTGGCGGGACGGCGAACGGCGGGCTTCCGTGCTGTATGCGGGCGGGATGCTCGTGGCCGGCATCGCCGCCGCCGTCCTCGGGCTGGCGGTGGGCGGCGCCCTCTGA
- a CDS encoding CrcB family protein produces MTPSPPVRTVLRRTALVAVGGTAGTAMRLLLGTLIPDAAPGVLTANILGALALGVLTARLPASGLRVMLGTGVLGGFTTYSSFAVDAVGLWGATPLLAAGYVVLTLTGGVAAAVLGLRLGRREARS; encoded by the coding sequence GTGACCCCTTCCCCGCCCGTGCGCACGGTGCTGCGCCGCACCGCACTGGTGGCAGTCGGCGGGACGGCGGGCACGGCCATGCGGCTGCTGCTCGGGACGCTCATCCCGGACGCCGCACCGGGCGTGCTGACGGCCAACATCCTCGGCGCCCTCGCGCTGGGCGTGCTCACCGCGCGGCTGCCCGCGTCCGGCCTGCGCGTGATGCTCGGCACCGGGGTACTGGGCGGGTTCACCACCTACAGCTCCTTCGCCGTCGACGCCGTCGGCCTGTGGGGCGCGACCCCGCTCCTGGCGGCGGGGTACGTCGTGCTCACGCTCACGGGCGGCGTCGCCGCCGCCGTGCTGGGCCTGCGGCTGGGCCGGAGGGAAGCGCGCTCATGA
- a CDS encoding Pr6Pr family membrane protein has product MQTRRIFGWLRLLAAAVCVVSLAHRMLWGMGSQTLASQNFFAYLTIQSNIAFVALAIVAGVTCLRRAEDPGWLTSVRVLVLSWTVTAGLAFSIIVWQAGVRGIPITVPWSDVVLHYVLPALAVLAWAVGPGRRVASWRIVPFVLLYPALWGIFTIWRGRIIGWYPYYFLDPRQVSGLPEMALSCLAALAIFAVVAVALVLISRMPVSLPPWGVISSRPPTPARRGPVRRGRRPARRGR; this is encoded by the coding sequence GTGCAGACGAGAAGGATCTTCGGATGGCTGCGTCTGCTCGCCGCGGCGGTGTGCGTCGTGTCGCTCGCGCACCGGATGCTGTGGGGCATGGGATCGCAGACCCTGGCCAGCCAGAACTTCTTCGCCTATCTGACCATCCAGTCGAACATCGCCTTCGTGGCGCTGGCCATCGTGGCGGGCGTCACCTGCCTGCGCCGGGCGGAGGACCCGGGTTGGCTGACTTCCGTTCGGGTGCTCGTGCTGAGCTGGACAGTCACCGCCGGGCTGGCGTTCTCGATCATCGTCTGGCAGGCCGGTGTCCGCGGCATCCCCATCACCGTGCCCTGGTCGGATGTGGTGCTGCACTACGTGCTCCCGGCCCTCGCCGTGCTCGCCTGGGCCGTCGGTCCCGGCCGTCGCGTCGCGTCGTGGCGGATCGTGCCGTTCGTGCTGCTGTACCCGGCGCTGTGGGGGATCTTCACGATCTGGCGGGGCCGGATCATCGGCTGGTACCCGTACTACTTCCTGGACCCCCGGCAGGTGTCGGGGCTGCCGGAGATGGCGCTGTCGTGCCTGGCGGCGCTGGCGATCTTCGCCGTGGTGGCCGTCGCGCTGGTCCTGATCAGTCGGATGCCGGTGAGCCTGCCGCCCTGGGGTGTGATCAGCTCTCGTCCGCCGACGCCGGCGCGAAGAGGGCCAGTGAGGCGCGGGCGGCGACCTGCGCGTCGTGGTCGCTGA
- a CDS encoding flavin monoamine oxidase family protein, which yields MRITRRTLLLGAGTGAAAMLLAACTPEPEPTPTPSTPAPEPAAPPKVPAPAAWLRSTWSTDPYSFGAISYLPAGTDPQQRAALAEPVDDRLFFAGEALDDTRPGTVLGAVDSGRSAALALIMAATGQERVAVIGAGASGVVAGRLLADAGHDVTIFEARDRSGGRILSRTADEWPIPAQLGAWLISAEQLAALKGRLTALGEQQLAFETTTGWSQDGATDAPSGEAIAQAVEHAKELPADVPLSEALEQDGADPSDPALAAALAWLAATTAADPQKASSWYPPTPPEDGLAGMAEDLGEFFDEHLQDLEITLASPVVRVAYDDSGVSLRLGTGEALSFDRVVVTAPLGVLQQQGIEFAPALPFSHRGAIAALASGFIETVWMRFDEPFWEADEAVWHVVGGDGAIRTWINLHPATGEPVLVGIVGGPQAEQFAGLSDHDAQVAARASLALFAPASADES from the coding sequence ATGAGGATCACTCGCCGCACACTGCTGCTCGGCGCCGGGACGGGCGCCGCCGCGATGCTTCTCGCCGCCTGCACCCCGGAGCCGGAGCCCACCCCGACCCCCAGCACCCCGGCACCGGAGCCCGCCGCGCCGCCGAAGGTGCCGGCGCCCGCCGCCTGGCTGCGCAGCACGTGGTCGACGGATCCCTACTCCTTCGGTGCCATCAGCTATCTGCCCGCCGGCACCGACCCGCAGCAGCGCGCGGCACTCGCCGAACCCGTCGACGACCGGCTGTTCTTCGCCGGGGAGGCGCTGGACGACACCCGCCCCGGCACCGTCCTCGGAGCCGTGGACTCCGGCCGCAGCGCGGCACTCGCGCTCATCATGGCCGCGACGGGGCAGGAGCGCGTCGCCGTCATCGGGGCGGGCGCCTCAGGAGTCGTGGCGGGCCGACTGCTGGCGGATGCCGGGCACGACGTGACGATCTTCGAGGCTCGCGACCGCTCCGGAGGCCGCATCCTCAGCCGCACCGCCGACGAGTGGCCGATCCCCGCCCAGCTGGGCGCCTGGCTCATCTCGGCCGAGCAGCTGGCCGCGCTCAAGGGCCGGCTCACCGCGCTCGGCGAGCAGCAGCTGGCCTTCGAGACGACGACGGGATGGTCGCAGGACGGCGCGACCGACGCGCCCTCCGGCGAGGCCATCGCGCAGGCCGTCGAGCATGCGAAGGAGCTGCCGGCCGACGTGCCGCTCTCCGAGGCGCTCGAACAGGACGGCGCCGACCCCTCAGACCCCGCGCTCGCCGCGGCGCTGGCGTGGCTGGCGGCCACGACGGCGGCCGACCCGCAGAAGGCGTCCAGCTGGTACCCGCCGACACCACCCGAGGACGGCCTGGCGGGCATGGCGGAGGACCTCGGGGAGTTCTTCGACGAGCATCTGCAGGACCTCGAGATCACCCTCGCCTCACCCGTCGTCCGCGTGGCCTACGACGACAGCGGCGTGAGCCTGCGGCTGGGCACCGGGGAGGCGCTGTCCTTCGACAGGGTCGTCGTCACCGCACCGCTGGGCGTGCTCCAGCAGCAGGGCATCGAGTTCGCCCCGGCGCTGCCGTTCTCGCACCGCGGTGCCATCGCCGCGTTGGCATCCGGCTTCATCGAGACCGTGTGGATGCGCTTCGACGAGCCGTTCTGGGAGGCCGATGAGGCCGTCTGGCACGTCGTCGGCGGCGACGGCGCCATCCGCACCTGGATCAATCTGCACCCCGCCACGGGGGAGCCCGTGCTGGTCGGCATCGTCGGCGGGCCGCAGGCCGAGCAGTTCGCCGGGCTCAGCGACCACGACGCGCAGGTCGCCGCCCGCGCCTCACTGGCCCTCTTCGCGCCGGCGTCGGCGGACGAGAGCTGA
- a CDS encoding DUF4097 family beta strand repeat-containing protein, producing the protein MTEKWLIAPGEERVIDIASASQLKIGLVGGQVDVIAHDDPGIRIEVHGVTTKDLRIESDGTRVEIDHPQIGWDNFLEVFRNFGAGGPRAEISVAVPRTIALALGVVSAGALVSGIRTDIRLNTVSGDIIADEVRGDLSVNSVSGDVQLRGLAGAVTANSVSGDVAVTGTLRKATIDTVSGAILIDAVGDANTVNLNTVSGGVTVRLDETLPANYALRSMSGRLMVDGIQRSSGGPSSYTGTVGELAGSFVDVRANTVSGGITVLRRPRVSVADDAEWEQS; encoded by the coding sequence ATGACCGAGAAGTGGCTCATCGCCCCCGGCGAGGAACGCGTCATCGACATCGCCTCGGCGTCCCAGCTCAAGATCGGGCTCGTCGGCGGGCAGGTCGACGTCATCGCCCACGACGACCCCGGCATCCGCATCGAGGTGCACGGCGTCACCACCAAGGACCTGCGCATCGAATCCGACGGCACGAGGGTCGAGATCGACCACCCCCAGATCGGGTGGGACAACTTCCTCGAGGTGTTCCGCAACTTCGGCGCCGGCGGACCCCGTGCCGAGATCAGCGTGGCCGTGCCGCGCACCATCGCCCTCGCCCTGGGCGTCGTCAGCGCCGGCGCACTGGTCTCCGGCATCCGCACCGACATCAGACTCAACACCGTCTCCGGCGACATCATCGCCGACGAGGTGCGGGGCGACCTGTCGGTCAACTCCGTCTCCGGGGACGTGCAGCTGCGCGGCCTCGCGGGCGCCGTGACAGCCAACAGCGTCTCCGGCGACGTGGCCGTCACGGGCACGCTGCGCAAGGCGACCATCGACACCGTCTCGGGCGCCATCCTCATCGACGCCGTCGGCGACGCCAACACCGTGAACCTCAACACCGTCTCCGGCGGTGTGACCGTGCGGCTGGATGAGACCCTGCCCGCCAACTACGCACTGCGCAGCATGAGCGGACGGCTCATGGTCGACGGCATCCAGCGCTCCAGCGGGGGTCCCAGCAGCTACACCGGGACGGTGGGCGAGCTGGCCGGCAGCTTCGTCGACGTGCGCGCGAACACCGTCTCGGGCGGCATCACGGTGCTCCGCCGCCCGAGGGTCTCCGTCGCCGACGACGCGGAATGGGAGCAGTCATGA
- a CDS encoding PadR family transcriptional regulator has protein sequence MTPAVFSHGDLRLYLLSLLGEAPQHGYGIIQALTDRTGGTYTPSAGTIYPRLAKLEEEGLVTKTVEGRTTVYAITDAGRAELADRAEDLVGIEQGLSDSIRLIASEVRQSVQEAMRSLRADLATAEQEERRSAKARARSAGMSDARVTSRENLQRADAVINAFRARVRTDLRRHVAQGGVLEASVVTDLERALDDAAHAVVRALAAPAP, from the coding sequence ATGACGCCCGCGGTCTTCTCGCACGGCGATCTGCGGCTGTACCTGCTGTCGCTGCTGGGCGAGGCCCCGCAGCACGGCTACGGCATCATCCAGGCGCTCACCGACCGCACCGGCGGCACATACACCCCCAGCGCCGGCACCATCTACCCGAGGCTCGCCAAGCTCGAGGAGGAGGGTCTGGTCACCAAGACCGTCGAGGGCCGCACGACCGTGTACGCCATCACGGACGCCGGTCGTGCCGAGCTCGCGGACAGGGCGGAGGATCTCGTCGGCATCGAGCAGGGGCTGTCCGACTCCATCCGCCTGATCGCCAGCGAGGTGCGGCAGAGCGTGCAGGAGGCCATGCGCAGCCTGCGGGCCGACCTCGCCACCGCCGAGCAGGAGGAGCGCAGATCCGCCAAGGCCCGGGCGCGCAGCGCGGGGATGTCGGATGCCCGGGTCACCAGCCGCGAGAATCTGCAGCGAGCGGATGCCGTGATCAACGCGTTCCGGGCACGGGTGCGCACCGACCTGCGCAGGCATGTCGCACAGGGCGGCGTGCTGGAGGCATCCGTCGTCACCGATCTCGAGCGCGCGCTGGACGACGCCGCGCACGCCGTCGTCCGCGCCCTGGCCGCTCCTGCCCCGTAG
- a CDS encoding universal stress protein, with protein sequence MSDSTPSAADEAVQNQSLQKAVIVGIQPGQPPHVLAEALRYAKLLGAPLVVVHVDVTRFVTYEDPDGYVHSAPIDLNLDAGAVEFEDVEAAAAEALDKEDIVWTARQLVGDPALAIKQLADKLDAQLIVIGTRKRGIGESIREFFTGSVAARLAHRQHRPVLVVPQTEQVPDEQKDVWPE encoded by the coding sequence ATGTCGGATTCCACGCCCTCGGCTGCAGATGAGGCAGTCCAGAACCAGTCGCTGCAGAAGGCCGTGATCGTCGGCATCCAGCCCGGTCAGCCGCCGCACGTACTGGCCGAGGCGCTCCGGTATGCGAAGCTGCTCGGTGCGCCGCTGGTGGTCGTGCACGTCGACGTGACGCGCTTCGTCACCTACGAGGACCCCGACGGGTACGTCCATTCGGCACCCATCGATCTGAACCTCGACGCGGGCGCCGTCGAGTTCGAGGACGTGGAGGCCGCTGCGGCGGAGGCCCTCGACAAGGAGGACATCGTCTGGACCGCCCGCCAGCTGGTCGGCGACCCCGCGCTGGCGATCAAGCAGCTCGCGGACAAACTCGACGCGCAGCTGATCGTCATCGGCACGCGCAAGCGCGGCATCGGCGAGTCGATCCGCGAGTTCTTCACGGGCTCCGTCGCCGCTCGGCTCGCCCACCGACAGCACCGGCCCGTGCTCGTCGTGCCGCAGACCGAGCAGGTTCCCGACGAGCAGAAGGACGTCTGGCCGGAATAG
- a CDS encoding DUF3073 domain-containing protein, producing the protein MGRGRQKAKHTKIARELKSYSPSVDFSALESELGHASSGDDQYVDKWADQYEDEDEDKLERA; encoded by the coding sequence ATGGGCCGTGGCCGTCAGAAGGCGAAGCACACCAAGATCGCCCGCGAACTCAAGTCGTACAGCCCGAGTGTGGATTTCTCCGCTCTGGAGAGCGAACTCGGGCACGCATCCTCAGGGGACGACCAGTACGTCGACAAGTGGGCGGACCAGTACGAGGACGAGGACGAGGACAAGCTCGAGCGAGCCTGA
- a CDS encoding CynX/NimT family MFS transporter has product MTARPLWQGRALALLGILLCAFSLRSAVASLSPMLSMIEEDFPLAPAVVGLIGSAPPVCFALFGLLTPIFERRLGLERLTAVALGLITLGLFLRGVVGDSVGLLLTTALVFAGVGMGNILMPPLVKKHFPDRIGLMMTLYTSAMALSTFVPPLVAVPVADAVGWRFSITLWGVFALAGTIPWTTMLLRGRSTPTDPAEHAGRSPAAASPAPRNEPAARPTESDRPAAERQQLTGPIPTSAQTRSLFGRLARIPLVWALAVTFATSSTMAYVSFAWLPSVFMGIAGVDDSTAGLLLSLFAAIGLPASLLVPMLVVRWRATRALMLLGSLGGTLGLLGLILVPAPGLLVLWTVLFGLNGVLFPLALVLISIRARTPETAVVLSSFVQSVGYTLAAVFPLLFGMLHESTGTWTWSLLLMSTVLIAVIPAGMIAGRHRTVEDEWERRHGAW; this is encoded by the coding sequence ATGACCGCCCGACCGCTGTGGCAGGGGCGCGCACTGGCGCTGCTCGGCATCCTGCTGTGCGCGTTCTCGCTGCGCTCGGCCGTGGCATCCCTCTCGCCGATGCTGAGCATGATCGAGGAGGACTTCCCGCTCGCGCCCGCCGTGGTCGGGCTGATCGGGTCGGCGCCGCCGGTGTGCTTCGCGCTGTTCGGGCTGCTGACACCGATCTTCGAGCGCCGGCTGGGGCTGGAGCGGCTGACCGCGGTGGCCCTCGGACTCATCACGCTCGGGCTGTTCCTGCGCGGCGTCGTCGGCGACTCGGTGGGGCTGCTGCTGACGACGGCCCTCGTGTTCGCCGGTGTGGGGATGGGCAACATCCTCATGCCGCCGCTCGTGAAGAAGCACTTCCCGGACCGCATCGGTCTGATGATGACGCTGTACACGTCGGCGATGGCGCTGTCGACGTTCGTGCCGCCGCTGGTCGCGGTGCCGGTGGCGGATGCCGTGGGCTGGCGCTTCTCGATAACCCTGTGGGGCGTGTTCGCCCTGGCCGGGACGATCCCATGGACCACGATGCTGCTGCGCGGCCGCTCCACGCCGACGGATCCGGCGGAGCACGCGGGTCGGTCACCGGCCGCGGCGTCCCCCGCGCCGCGGAACGAGCCCGCCGCGCGGCCGACGGAGAGCGATCGACCGGCCGCCGAGCGTCAACAGCTGACCGGACCGATCCCCACCTCCGCGCAGACGCGGTCGCTGTTCGGCAGACTGGCGCGCATCCCCCTGGTCTGGGCCTTGGCGGTGACGTTCGCGACCTCGTCGACGATGGCGTACGTGTCCTTCGCCTGGCTGCCGTCGGTGTTCATGGGCATCGCCGGGGTCGACGACTCCACGGCGGGACTGCTGCTGTCGCTGTTCGCCGCCATCGGCCTGCCGGCCTCGCTGCTGGTCCCGATGCTGGTGGTGCGCTGGCGCGCCACGCGCGCGCTGATGCTGCTCGGATCACTCGGCGGCACGCTGGGGCTGCTCGGTCTGATCCTCGTGCCCGCGCCCGGCCTGCTCGTGCTGTGGACGGTGCTGTTCGGGCTGAACGGCGTGCTGTTCCCGCTGGCGCTGGTGCTCATCAGCATCCGCGCCCGCACGCCGGAGACGGCCGTCGTGCTCTCCAGCTTCGTGCAGAGTGTCGGCTACACGCTCGCGGCGGTGTTCCCGCTGCTGTTCGGCATGCTGCATGAGAGCACCGGGACGTGGACGTGGTCGCTGCTGCTGATGAGCACGGTGCTCATCGCCGTCATCCCCGCGGGCATGATCGCCGGCCGCCACCGCACCGTCGAGGACGAGTGGGAGCGCCGGCACGGGGCCTGGTGA